One window from the genome of Gemella haemolysans ATCC 10379 encodes:
- a CDS encoding acyltransferase family protein has product MGNRIALWDNLKFFLVTCVVIGHFADRFTDASNIYDSIFLFIYSFHIPLFIFISGLMYKNKDITSKVIFFISIGFAYKIVSAVVERLLGTVKVEFFLLWDGGLSWFMFALAAYTIILRVIEGQNKRYILIFAIVLACFIGYDPGIGDFLYLSRIIIFFPFFLSGVLLQKVNIVDIKNKNSKYIFFAGLAVVIWLGLCVFELDIFYRLRYLFTGRNPFFPQIMSYAPLARLASYTISFVMCFALIMLIPNRRMFLITDMGKNSINVYFWHMHIYYILNKVFNISNVFNYGVSGKLAFLLMAVLLSIVLSHNIFNFPIKQIREQIFLNKKAS; this is encoded by the coding sequence ATGGGAAATAGGATAGCATTATGGGACAACTTAAAATTTTTCCTTGTAACTTGTGTGGTTATTGGACATTTTGCGGATAGATTTACTGATGCATCTAATATATATGATAGTATATTTTTATTTATCTATTCATTTCATATACCACTTTTTATTTTTATATCGGGATTGATGTATAAAAATAAAGATATTACAAGTAAAGTGATATTTTTTATAAGTATTGGTTTTGCTTATAAGATAGTTTCAGCAGTTGTGGAAAGATTACTAGGTACAGTGAAGGTTGAGTTTTTCCTGCTTTGGGATGGTGGGCTTTCATGGTTTATGTTTGCTTTGGCAGCATATACAATCATATTGAGAGTTATTGAAGGTCAAAATAAAAGATATATTTTAATATTTGCAATAGTGTTAGCTTGCTTTATAGGATATGATCCAGGAATAGGTGATTTTCTATATTTATCAAGAATAATAATATTCTTTCCGTTCTTTTTAAGTGGGGTATTATTACAAAAGGTAAATATAGTAGATATTAAAAATAAAAATTCAAAATATATATTTTTTGCTGGATTAGCAGTAGTAATTTGGTTAGGGTTATGTGTGTTTGAATTGGATATTTTTTATCGATTAAGATATTTATTTACAGGGAGAAATCCATTTTTCCCTCAGATAATGAGTTATGCTCCATTAGCAAGGTTAGCTAGCTATACGATATCTTTTGTAATGTGCTTTGCTCTTATAATGTTGATACCTAATCGAAGAATGTTTTTAATTACAGACATGGGGAAAAATTCTATAAATGTATATTTCTGGCATATGCATATATATTATATTTTGAATAAAGTATTTAATATCTCTAATGTATTTAATTATGGAGTTAGTGGGAAACTAGCGTTTCTATTAATGGCAGTGTTATTGAGTATCGTACTATCTCATAATATTTTTAACTTCCCAATAAAACAGATAAGAGAACAAATATTCTTAAATAAGAAAGCATCGTGA
- a CDS encoding LicD family protein has product MLQWLKRSLASFLGDKKDVVKNFPLIKKLNEKANIELDSKRSNLLKENFEQILTIVYSSELKNYNIWLDFGTLLGYYRENDFISHDLDMDFGIQVSSLEEFEVIEEHLINNGFNRTKEFYFNKNLVELSYSYKGLNVDFIIYKKEDDKVSSDTIFFMTNALGNPTRYEVYHYEIPFSGLKECDFKNLKVKVPTNTEEYLRTLYGEDFKTPNTNYNWKENPIYKSENAELAEVVLRKDK; this is encoded by the coding sequence ATGTTGCAATGGCTTAAGAGGAGTTTAGCTAGCTTTTTAGGTGATAAGAAAGATGTGGTTAAAAACTTTCCTCTAATAAAAAAATTAAATGAAAAAGCAAATATTGAGTTAGATTCTAAGCGAAGTAATTTACTAAAAGAAAACTTCGAGCAAATATTGACTATTGTTTATAGTTCCGAGTTAAAGAATTATAATATATGGTTAGATTTTGGAACATTATTGGGATATTACCGAGAAAATGATTTTATTAGCCATGATTTAGACATGGATTTCGGAATTCAAGTTTCAAGTTTAGAAGAATTTGAAGTGATAGAAGAACATCTTATTAATAATGGTTTTAACAGAACAAAAGAATTCTATTTCAATAAAAATTTAGTTGAATTATCTTACAGCTATAAAGGACTTAATGTGGATTTTATTATCTATAAAAAGGAAGATGATAAAGTATCTTCTGATACAATATTTTTTATGACAAATGCATTAGGAAATCCTACTCGATATGAGGTTTACCACTATGAAATTCCATTTTCAGGTTTAAAAGAGTGTGATTTTAAAAATTTAAAAGTAAAGGTTCCGACTAACACTGAGGAGTATTTAAGAACTTTATATGGAGAGGATTTTAAAACTCCTAATACTAACTATAATTGGAAAGAAAATCCGATTTATAAGAGCGAGAATGCAGAGTTAGCGGAGGTTGTGTTGAGAAAAGATAAATAA